A window from Alkalicoccobacillus plakortidis encodes these proteins:
- a CDS encoding dihydrolipoamide acetyltransferase family protein, which translates to MATEMKMPQLGESVTEGTITKWLVQPGDTVKKYEPIAEVMTDKVNAEVPSSYNGTIKELLVKEDETVSVGTIICSVETEESAEEKQDDPVKKEAEEHTSAKSDETDLSQRTRYSPAVLKLSQEHDIDLTRVEGSGKSGRITRKDLEKLISSGGQAARATEEPVQQPVRQEAPVSKQEVVSATGDIEIPVTGIRKAIAANMVRSKHEAPHAWTMIEVDVTRLVQHRNKVKADFKAKEGYNLTFLPFFIKAIVEALKEFPEMNSMWAGDKIIRKKDINISMAVSTDDALYVPVIHGADDKSIKGLAKSIHELAGKVRSGKLSSADSQGGTFTINNTGSFGSIQSAPIINYPQAAILSIESIVKRPVVIEQPEGDSIAIRHMVNLCLSLDHRILDGLVCGQFLASIKKKLEQFSGE; encoded by the coding sequence ATGGCGACGGAAATGAAAATGCCCCAACTCGGAGAAAGTGTTACGGAAGGTACCATTACAAAATGGTTAGTGCAACCAGGTGATACCGTCAAAAAGTATGAACCAATTGCAGAAGTTATGACGGATAAGGTTAATGCGGAAGTACCTTCTTCTTATAATGGAACGATTAAAGAACTTCTTGTGAAGGAAGACGAAACGGTTAGTGTAGGAACGATCATTTGTTCCGTTGAAACAGAAGAGAGTGCAGAAGAGAAACAGGATGATCCCGTTAAAAAAGAAGCTGAAGAACATACATCAGCGAAATCTGATGAGACAGATCTTTCTCAACGAACACGCTACTCACCTGCTGTGTTAAAGCTATCACAAGAGCATGATATTGATTTGACGAGAGTAGAAGGCTCAGGCAAATCAGGTCGTATTACTCGAAAAGATCTGGAGAAGCTTATTTCAAGTGGAGGGCAGGCAGCTCGTGCGACTGAGGAACCAGTTCAACAACCGGTTAGGCAGGAAGCACCAGTAAGCAAGCAAGAGGTTGTCTCTGCAACAGGGGACATCGAAATACCTGTGACGGGCATTCGTAAGGCAATTGCAGCCAATATGGTACGAAGCAAGCATGAAGCGCCACATGCGTGGACAATGATTGAAGTGGATGTTACACGTTTGGTTCAACATCGTAATAAGGTAAAAGCAGATTTCAAAGCAAAAGAAGGCTACAATCTAACCTTCCTACCATTTTTCATCAAAGCGATTGTTGAAGCCTTAAAAGAATTCCCAGAAATGAATTCAATGTGGGCTGGAGACAAAATCATCCGCAAAAAAGATATAAATATCTCGATGGCCGTCTCGACAGATGATGCGTTATATGTTCCAGTTATTCATGGAGCGGATGATAAATCAATCAAGGGTCTTGCCAAAAGTATTCATGAGCTTGCTGGCAAAGTGCGCTCAGGTAAATTAAGTAGTGCTGATTCACAGGGTGGGACCTTCACGATTAACAACACTGGTTCTTTTGGTTCGATTCAATCGGCGCCTATCATCAATTACCCACAGGCAGCGATTTTATCAATTGAGTCGATTGTGAAGCGTCCAGTAGTGATTGAGCAACCTGAGGGAGACTCCATTGCCATTCGTCATATGGTCAACCTATGTTTGTCTCTTGATCACCGTATCTTGGATGGCTTAGTATGCGGACAATTCCTTGCTTCCATCAAGAAAAAGCTTGAACAGTTTTCAGGAGAATAA
- a CDS encoding BrxA/BrxB family bacilliredoxin, with amino-acid sequence MDFNFFINDVVQGARQEMVESGYQELTTPDEVDTALQEKGTALVMINSVCGCAGGIARPSAAYMKNYETRPDRFLTVFAGQDKEATAKAREYFKGYAPSSPSFALLKDGEIQMMVERHEIEGYEPIQVVQKLEQAFDQYCKTSANS; translated from the coding sequence ATGGACTTTAATTTCTTTATAAATGATGTGGTTCAAGGTGCGAGACAAGAAATGGTTGAATCGGGCTATCAAGAGCTGACAACACCTGATGAAGTAGATACAGCCCTTCAAGAAAAAGGAACAGCTCTAGTCATGATCAACTCTGTATGTGGCTGTGCAGGCGGGATTGCCAGACCATCTGCTGCGTATATGAAAAATTACGAAACAAGACCCGATCGCTTTTTAACAGTGTTTGCTGGGCAGGACAAAGAAGCTACAGCAAAAGCACGTGAATACTTTAAAGGCTATGCTCCATCATCTCCATCGTTTGCATTACTAAAAGACGGTGAAATTCAAATGATGGTAGAACGTCACGAAATTGAAGGATATGAACCCATTCAAGTCGTTCAAAAGCTTGAGCAAGCCTTTGATCAGTACTGCAAAACTAGTGCTAACTCATAA
- the spoIVB gene encoding SpoIVB peptidase, producing the protein MKVEGVRIIVGILLIAGMLFVGFSNPIKEWAHIPTTISVFSGEKLTFEHPKNVTLDFTSGSVLNKQDGESITAVAEGKQNVVFSAAGFPVKSMNVNVLPEQKVIAGGQSIGVKLNTKGVLVVGHHLIKTNSGEISPGETAGIEVGDMITKINGVPIEKMSQVSKVVQQAGEDEQELQIEVNRNHQPLNKTLLPIKASGEQSYRMGLFIRDSAAGVGTMTFYDPDTKKFGALGHVISDSDTHKPIAVHDGEVLRSSVTSIEKGAHGDPGEKLASFSKDREILGNINKNSSFGIFGTLNKANLKNDIMDKELPIAMSNQIKEGPAKILTVVSGEKVEEFDIEIVNAIQQKQPATKGLVLKVTDPKLLEATGGIVQGMSGSPIIQDGKLVGAVTHVFVNDPTSGYGCHIGWMLEEAGVMGNPQQAKAS; encoded by the coding sequence TTGAAGGTAGAAGGAGTGCGTATTATTGTTGGCATCTTGCTTATTGCAGGAATGCTGTTCGTCGGGTTTTCAAATCCGATAAAAGAATGGGCCCACATCCCAACAACCATATCTGTGTTTTCTGGGGAGAAACTTACATTTGAACACCCTAAAAATGTCACGCTTGATTTTACAAGTGGATCTGTTTTAAATAAACAAGATGGCGAGTCCATCACTGCGGTGGCAGAAGGCAAACAAAACGTTGTATTTAGCGCAGCTGGTTTCCCAGTTAAATCAATGAACGTTAATGTTCTTCCAGAGCAAAAGGTGATTGCAGGTGGACAATCAATTGGTGTGAAGTTAAATACTAAAGGCGTGTTAGTTGTCGGTCACCATTTAATTAAAACAAATTCAGGTGAAATCTCACCTGGAGAGACTGCAGGTATTGAAGTAGGAGATATGATCACAAAAATCAATGGCGTACCAATTGAAAAGATGAGTCAAGTTTCTAAAGTTGTTCAGCAAGCAGGTGAAGATGAACAAGAACTTCAAATCGAAGTAAATCGGAACCATCAGCCACTTAATAAAACATTGCTTCCAATAAAAGCAAGTGGAGAGCAGTCATATCGAATGGGTTTGTTTATTCGAGATTCAGCAGCTGGTGTTGGCACCATGACTTTTTATGACCCAGATACTAAGAAATTTGGCGCGTTAGGACATGTTATTTCTGACTCAGATACTCATAAACCGATTGCGGTTCATGATGGAGAAGTATTACGCTCTTCGGTCACATCGATTGAAAAAGGAGCCCATGGAGATCCCGGAGAAAAGCTTGCCAGTTTTTCAAAAGACCGAGAAATACTTGGTAACATAAATAAAAATAGTTCTTTTGGTATTTTTGGAACATTAAACAAAGCGAACCTGAAAAATGATATCATGGATAAAGAGTTACCTATAGCTATGTCCAATCAGATAAAAGAAGGTCCGGCCAAAATCCTCACAGTTGTTAGTGGAGAAAAAGTCGAGGAGTTTGATATTGAAATTGTTAATGCCATCCAACAGAAGCAACCAGCAACAAAAGGTTTGGTATTAAAAGTAACCGATCCTAAGCTGCTAGAAGCAACAGGGGGCATTGTGCAAGGTATGAGCGGAAGTCCAATTATTCAAGATGGTAAATTAGTTGGGGCCGTTACACATGTCTTTGTGAATGATCCAACCTCAGGCTACGGTTGCCATATAGGATGGATGCTTGAAGAAGCAGGAGTAATGGGCAATCCACAACAGGCTAAGGCGAGTTAA
- a CDS encoding Leu/Phe/Val dehydrogenase, producing the protein MNLFSTMETYDYEQVVVCQDRTSGLKAIIAIHDTTLGPALGGTRMWNYSSEEAAFEDALRLSKGMTYKNAAAGLNLGGGKTVIIGDPRKDKNEEMFRAFGRYIQGLNGRYITAEDVGTTVADMDIIHEETDYVTGISPAFGASGNPSPVTAYGVFVGMKAAAKAAFGDENLAGKKIAVQGVGNVSYQLCKYLHEEGAELVVTDIYESAAKRAVEDFGASYVAPEEIYSVACDIFSPNALGAIINDDTLAHLKASVVAGAANNQLKEERHGERLMEMGIAYAPDYVINAGGVINVADELKGYNRDRAMKKVEGIYDNVAKVFEIAKRDGISTNVAADRMAEERIERLRRSRKQFVRDEHHLLSRARNGQQK; encoded by the coding sequence ATGAATCTTTTCTCAACAATGGAAACATATGATTATGAACAGGTGGTTGTTTGTCAGGATCGAACGTCCGGCTTAAAAGCGATCATTGCTATTCACGACACAACACTTGGACCTGCACTCGGTGGAACGAGAATGTGGAATTATTCAAGTGAAGAGGCAGCTTTTGAAGATGCACTTCGCCTATCTAAGGGAATGACATATAAAAACGCAGCAGCTGGATTAAATCTAGGTGGAGGGAAAACCGTTATTATCGGTGATCCTCGTAAAGATAAGAATGAAGAAATGTTCCGAGCTTTTGGACGATACATACAAGGGTTAAACGGACGATATATTACAGCTGAGGATGTTGGAACAACGGTTGCTGATATGGATATTATTCATGAAGAAACAGATTATGTAACTGGTATTTCTCCTGCGTTTGGAGCATCAGGAAACCCATCTCCGGTTACAGCTTATGGAGTGTTTGTGGGTATGAAAGCTGCGGCAAAAGCGGCTTTTGGTGATGAAAATTTAGCTGGCAAAAAAATTGCTGTACAAGGTGTAGGTAATGTCTCGTATCAGCTATGTAAGTATCTACATGAAGAAGGTGCCGAATTAGTTGTAACAGACATCTATGAGTCTGCGGCAAAACGTGCTGTTGAAGATTTTGGAGCCTCGTACGTGGCCCCAGAGGAAATTTATAGTGTAGCTTGTGATATCTTTTCTCCTAACGCATTAGGAGCCATTATTAATGATGATACACTTGCTCATTTAAAAGCCAGTGTTGTAGCTGGTGCAGCGAACAATCAGTTAAAAGAAGAACGTCATGGCGAACGACTTATGGAAATGGGTATTGCCTATGCGCCTGATTATGTCATCAATGCGGGTGGCGTTATTAATGTTGCGGATGAGCTAAAAGGTTATAACCGCGATCGAGCGATGAAAAAAGTAGAAGGCATTTACGATAATGTAGCGAAAGTGTTTGAGATTGCGAAACGTGATGGCATCTCAACTAATGTTGCTGCTGATCGTATGGCGGAAGAACGCATCGAACGTTTACGTCGCTCACGTAAACAATTTGTACGAGATGAACATCATTTATTATCACGTGCACGTAATGGTCAACAAAAGTAA
- a CDS encoding thiamine pyrophosphate-dependent dehydrogenase E1 component subunit alpha, with product MITNKHHSLGLTDETVLEMYEWMLHSRRLDERLWLLNRAGKIPFTISCQGQEAAQVGAAFALDRQKDYALPYYRDLGVVLTFGMTTKELMLSAFAKAEDPNSGGRQMPGHFGQSANRIVTGSSPVTTQVPHAVGIALAAKMEKKDLVVLTTFGEGSSNQGDFHEGANFAGVHKLPVILMCENNKYAISVPVEKQLGCERVSDRAIGYGMPGITVDGNDPIAVYAAVKEAADRGRRGEGATLIETVSYRLTPHSSDDDDRAYRSREEVDNAKSKDSLLTFRDYLIKEGLLQEDVEKEMEERIAKVIDEATDYAEEAPYADPESLHLHVYEEQEGSL from the coding sequence ATGATTACTAATAAACATCATTCACTAGGATTAACCGATGAAACGGTACTTGAGATGTATGAGTGGATGCTTCACTCAAGACGATTAGATGAACGACTTTGGTTGTTAAATAGAGCGGGAAAAATCCCATTTACAATTTCGTGTCAAGGACAGGAGGCCGCACAGGTTGGCGCTGCATTTGCACTTGATCGACAGAAGGATTATGCATTGCCTTATTATCGTGACCTTGGTGTTGTGCTTACTTTTGGTATGACAACAAAAGAACTAATGTTATCGGCCTTTGCAAAAGCTGAGGACCCGAACTCGGGTGGACGCCAGATGCCAGGTCACTTTGGTCAATCGGCAAATCGAATTGTAACAGGCTCTTCGCCTGTTACCACACAGGTTCCTCATGCTGTTGGAATAGCACTAGCTGCTAAGATGGAGAAAAAGGATCTTGTTGTTTTAACTACTTTTGGCGAGGGATCTTCCAACCAAGGTGATTTCCATGAAGGGGCTAACTTTGCCGGTGTGCATAAGCTTCCAGTGATTTTAATGTGTGAAAACAATAAGTATGCTATCTCTGTTCCAGTGGAAAAACAACTGGGTTGCGAACGTGTCTCAGATCGAGCAATCGGTTATGGAATGCCAGGAATAACAGTAGATGGGAATGATCCAATCGCAGTGTATGCTGCAGTGAAAGAAGCCGCGGATCGTGGACGAAGAGGAGAAGGTGCTACGTTAATTGAAACCGTATCTTATCGCCTAACCCCTCATTCAAGTGACGATGATGATCGTGCATACCGGTCAAGAGAAGAAGTAGATAACGCTAAAAGTAAGGATTCTCTTTTAACATTCCGAGATTATTTGATCAAAGAAGGTCTGCTTCAAGAAGATGTTGAGAAGGAAATGGAAGAGCGTATTGCAAAAGTGATTGATGAAGCAACAGATTATGCTGAAGAGGCTCCATATGCTGATCCCGAGAGCTTGCATCTACATGTGTATGAAGAGCAGGAGGGTTCGTTATGA
- a CDS encoding DUF2627 domain-containing protein: MGRFVALIILLIPIFTAGFGIKLMRDAFFHILQSPFPSISIQFVAGIVLFAVGFAFIGGFIFHRDRKNGKISPRFSKKEG, translated from the coding sequence ATGGGTCGTTTTGTTGCACTAATCATATTACTTATCCCTATTTTCACTGCTGGATTTGGTATTAAGTTAATGAGAGATGCTTTTTTTCATATTTTACAATCACCATTTCCATCGATATCAATTCAATTTGTTGCGGGAATTGTTTTGTTTGCCGTAGGTTTTGCATTTATTGGTGGCTTTATCTTTCATCGCGATCGGAAAAACGGCAAAATTTCACCTCGATTTTCAAAAAAAGAAGGATAG
- the ahrC gene encoding transcriptional regulator AhrC/ArgR — MNKGQRHIKIREVIANQAIETQEDLVDYLKGLGYNVTQATVSRDIKELHLVKVPMQDGRYKYSLPADQRFNPLQKLKRSLTDSFISIDTTDNLIVMKCLPGNANAIGALIDNLDWEELMGTICGDDTLLIICKNKEDGEQISARFLDML, encoded by the coding sequence ATGAATAAAGGACAACGTCATATTAAGATCAGAGAAGTGATTGCTAATCAAGCCATTGAAACGCAGGAAGATCTTGTCGATTATTTAAAAGGCTTGGGCTATAATGTCACTCAGGCAACAGTATCACGTGATATAAAAGAGCTTCACCTTGTTAAGGTACCGATGCAGGACGGTCGTTATAAATATAGTTTACCTGCTGATCAGCGCTTTAATCCGCTACAAAAATTAAAGCGAAGCCTAACGGATAGCTTTATCAGCATCGATACAACGGATAATCTTATTGTGATGAAATGTTTACCAGGAAATGCAAATGCGATCGGTGCACTAATTGATAATCTAGATTGGGAAGAGTTAATGGGTACGATTTGTGGAGATGATACCTTATTAATTATCTGTAAAAATAAAGAAGACGGAGAGCAAATAAGTGCTCGTTTCTTAGACATGTTATAA
- the steA gene encoding putative cytokinetic ring protein SteA, producing the protein MKQCIRGKVYEGKLSKRLLQDLPLRSIALLWHEDLDSVTTDILLEKEVKAVINRRSTMSGRYEHSEVTRLLDAGVAVFDVESWYGSDESLKGDDIWVMNNQLYVFIDDTYQLLAELKNYDYNLIETLNERAQVCYPELLSSFIDNSLLHAKRDAETFSKPVELPSCFNQMNQRPVLIVARNGKYKRDLLAMQRWLFLTNPLIIAVDGAADGLLELGFTPDFIMGDMDSVSSVALGCGAELICHTYADGSSPGLDRLRVDGIDAHEISFIGTSEDVAVMAAHWSKAAHLYLIGCRLGIKEFLEKQRAGMGSTILSRMEVGDRITDLKGIHQLFEAASLSSQLKRVRFDLKTELVELQELLGRGYRLLVKKGAVRHD; encoded by the coding sequence ATGAAGCAATGTATAAGAGGAAAAGTCTATGAAGGGAAATTGAGTAAAAGGTTGCTGCAGGATCTTCCTCTACGATCTATTGCACTTCTCTGGCATGAGGATCTAGATTCAGTGACAACAGATATCCTTCTCGAAAAAGAAGTGAAGGCAGTCATTAATCGCAGAAGCACAATGAGTGGACGGTATGAGCATAGTGAAGTTACTCGGTTATTGGATGCAGGGGTGGCTGTATTTGATGTTGAAAGTTGGTATGGCTCAGATGAAAGTCTAAAAGGTGACGATATCTGGGTAATGAATAACCAGTTGTATGTATTTATTGATGACACCTATCAATTACTTGCTGAGTTAAAAAACTATGATTATAACTTGATTGAAACATTAAATGAACGCGCACAAGTTTGTTATCCAGAACTGCTGTCTTCATTTATCGACAATAGCTTACTACATGCCAAGCGAGATGCAGAGACGTTTTCAAAACCAGTTGAATTACCAAGCTGTTTTAATCAAATGAATCAGCGACCTGTATTAATTGTAGCGAGAAATGGAAAATACAAACGTGATCTTTTGGCGATGCAACGCTGGTTATTCTTAACGAACCCTCTCATTATTGCTGTAGATGGTGCGGCAGATGGGCTGCTGGAGCTTGGATTCACACCTGACTTTATTATGGGAGATATGGACTCGGTATCCTCTGTGGCACTAGGTTGTGGGGCGGAATTAATTTGTCACACATATGCTGATGGTTCCTCACCTGGGCTTGATCGGTTGCGAGTAGATGGAATAGATGCACATGAAATTAGCTTTATCGGAACAAGTGAGGATGTAGCCGTTATGGCGGCACACTGGTCAAAAGCAGCACACCTTTATCTGATTGGCTGTCGTCTAGGCATAAAGGAATTTTTAGAGAAACAACGAGCGGGAATGGGTTCTACTATTTTATCTCGCATGGAGGTAGGCGATCGGATCACAGATCTAAAAGGGATTCATCAGTTATTCGAAGCAGCCTCACTTTCCTCGCAACTAAAACGAGTTCGTTTTGATCTGAAAACAGAGTTAGTAGAGCTGCAAGAATTGCTTGGGCGTGGTTATCGTCTGTTAGTAAAAAAAGGGGCTGTGCGTCATGACTAG
- the spo0A gene encoding sporulation transcription factor Spo0A: MEKIKVCVVDDNRELVNLLSEYISAQDDMTIAGVAYNGQECISLVEDKQPDVLLLDIIMPHLDGLAVLERINTGNGHKPNIIMLTAFGQEDVTKKAVDLGASYYVLKPFDMEILIAKVREIGGKKAGFTQKSSSFSFSQSARPEKRFNLDASITAIIHEIGVPAHIKGYMYLREAITMVYNDIELLGSITKVLYPDIGKKFNTTSSRVERAIEVAWSRGNIESISSLFGYTVSQSKAKPTNSEFIAMVADKLRIEHKVG; this comes from the coding sequence GTGGAAAAAATAAAAGTATGTGTTGTAGATGATAATCGGGAGTTAGTAAATTTATTAAGCGAATATATCTCGGCTCAGGATGATATGACAATAGCCGGTGTTGCATATAATGGACAGGAATGCATTAGCTTAGTGGAAGACAAACAGCCAGATGTACTTCTTTTGGATATCATTATGCCTCACTTGGATGGTTTAGCTGTTCTAGAACGAATTAACACAGGCAACGGCCACAAACCAAATATCATTATGCTGACTGCATTTGGTCAAGAGGATGTCACCAAAAAAGCAGTAGACCTTGGAGCTTCCTATTATGTATTAAAACCATTTGATATGGAGATTCTTATCGCAAAAGTTCGAGAAATCGGTGGCAAAAAAGCTGGATTTACTCAAAAATCATCATCATTCTCATTTAGCCAATCGGCAAGACCGGAAAAACGTTTTAACCTTGATGCAAGTATCACAGCAATTATCCATGAAATTGGTGTACCGGCGCATATCAAAGGATACATGTATCTGCGTGAAGCCATTACGATGGTTTACAACGATATCGAATTATTAGGATCGATTACAAAAGTACTCTACCCTGATATTGGAAAGAAGTTCAACACAACATCTAGCCGTGTAGAACGAGCGATTGAAGTAGCTTGGAGCCGTGGTAACATTGAATCCATCTCAAGTCTCTTTGGTTACACCGTCAGCCAGTCAAAAGCCAAACCAACAAACAGCGAGTTCATCGCGATGGTGGCCGATAAGTTGCGAATTGAGCATAAGGTTGGTTGA
- the recN gene encoding DNA repair protein RecN, giving the protein MLIELSVRHFAIIEELTVPFENGLTVLTGETGAGKSIIIDAIGLLLGGRGSAEFVRHGETRAEIEGLFAVDKTHQAVIKAAELGIQAEDELILRREMTSQGKSICRINGKLVTLGILREIGQSLVDVHGQHEHQSLMQPDKHLRFLDQYATKKLQATLHEYRELYEKAQTINKQIRNLSENEQETAQRIDLLRYQLDEIEKAELKPNEDDELEQDRKRLANSEKLYTLLRDSYERLYGDGQALDAINESAANLESAGDLDVNLKNLHETVSSSYFIMEEAAFSIREKMEQIEFDPDRLELIENRLAEIQQLKRKYGTTVEEILEYASRIEEELDSKLNKDDRLHSLNHELEVILLDLGVEAQALTKIRTKAATKLTEAIHQQLRALYMEKTIFHIDIKSRVPESNDISAFSVHGVDQVEFFISTNPGEPVKPLAKVASGGEISRIMLAIKSIFSAHQGVTSVIFDEVDTGVSGRVAQAIAEKIYTIASGSQVLCITHLPQVAAMADQHLYITKQEFKDRVSTSVTGLAEHSKIEELARMISGVEVTELTKKHANELLELANQHKQA; this is encoded by the coding sequence ATGTTAATTGAACTTTCAGTGAGGCATTTTGCCATAATTGAAGAGCTAACGGTTCCATTTGAAAATGGTTTAACCGTGTTAACTGGAGAAACTGGTGCAGGCAAATCCATTATTATTGATGCCATTGGCTTGCTGCTTGGCGGCCGTGGATCTGCGGAATTTGTTAGACATGGTGAGACCCGTGCGGAAATAGAGGGTCTGTTTGCAGTCGATAAAACACATCAGGCGGTGATCAAAGCCGCAGAACTTGGTATACAGGCTGAAGATGAGTTGATTTTACGTAGAGAAATGACCAGTCAAGGGAAAAGTATATGCCGTATCAATGGCAAGCTTGTTACACTCGGTATTCTTCGTGAAATTGGTCAATCTTTAGTTGATGTGCATGGACAACATGAGCATCAATCGTTGATGCAACCAGATAAACATCTGCGTTTTTTAGATCAATATGCTACAAAAAAATTGCAAGCTACTCTACATGAATATCGTGAATTATATGAAAAAGCACAAACAATTAACAAACAAATTCGCAATTTAAGCGAAAACGAACAAGAGACCGCTCAACGGATTGATTTATTGCGTTATCAACTTGATGAAATTGAAAAGGCTGAGCTTAAACCAAACGAGGATGATGAGTTAGAACAGGATCGTAAGCGCTTAGCAAATAGTGAGAAGCTATATACGCTTCTAAGAGACAGCTATGAGCGCTTATACGGAGATGGACAAGCTCTTGATGCTATTAACGAAAGTGCGGCTAATCTAGAGAGTGCGGGAGATTTGGATGTTAATCTGAAAAACCTGCATGAAACGGTAAGCAGCAGTTACTTTATCATGGAAGAAGCTGCTTTTTCAATTAGAGAAAAGATGGAACAAATCGAATTTGATCCGGACCGACTTGAGCTCATTGAAAATCGTTTGGCTGAAATCCAACAGCTTAAGCGTAAATACGGCACTACCGTTGAAGAAATTCTCGAATACGCATCACGTATAGAAGAAGAACTGGATAGCAAACTTAATAAAGATGATCGACTACATTCTTTAAACCACGAGTTAGAAGTTATTCTGCTTGATTTAGGGGTAGAAGCTCAGGCTTTAACTAAAATAAGAACAAAAGCAGCCACTAAGTTAACAGAAGCAATTCATCAACAATTGCGAGCATTATATATGGAAAAAACGATTTTTCATATTGATATTAAAAGTCGAGTACCAGAAAGCAATGACATCTCCGCTTTTTCCGTGCATGGAGTGGATCAGGTTGAATTTTTTATTTCAACCAATCCAGGAGAACCAGTAAAACCGTTAGCTAAGGTTGCCTCTGGTGGTGAAATTTCAAGAATTATGCTTGCAATCAAATCGATTTTCTCTGCTCATCAAGGTGTTACCTCTGTTATTTTTGATGAAGTGGACACAGGTGTTAGTGGTCGAGTTGCTCAAGCGATCGCGGAAAAAATATATACCATTGCCTCAGGCTCTCAGGTTTTATGTATCACTCATTTACCACAAGTAGCAGCAATGGCAGACCAGCATCTGTATATTACGAAACAAGAATTCAAAGATCGAGTATCAACTTCTGTCACCGGTTTGGCAGAGCATTCAAAGATTGAAGAATTAGCCAGAATGATTTCAGGTGTTGAAGTGACTGAGTTAACCAAAAAGCACGCAAATGAATTATTAGAGCTTGCCAACCAACATAAACAGGCTTAA
- a CDS encoding glycosyltransferase family 2 protein: MTRVSVVIPAYNEEKRLAATIKAARSLPFEHEVICVNDGSTDFTAEIAEEFADVSIHLETNQGKGQALQTGWRAAKGMYILCLDADLEHSAQEAGGLLEPLMKKRADLTISKIRHNGNGGKGFVKKRVQKLIHQRTGVWLEAPLSGQRAFQRQWLRLLLSRSYTGYGIETMMCLHMIHGGARLEEIESEMTHREMGRSLSGMKHRYNQWRQIKKQLQGDCL, encoded by the coding sequence ATGACTAGAGTGTCCGTTGTTATTCCTGCGTACAACGAAGAAAAACGCCTTGCTGCTACAATCAAAGCGGCTCGTTCACTTCCCTTTGAACATGAAGTTATTTGTGTAAACGACGGTAGTACAGATTTTACTGCAGAGATCGCTGAAGAATTTGCCGATGTAAGTATCCATCTAGAAACAAATCAAGGCAAGGGACAAGCATTGCAAACGGGATGGAGAGCTGCCAAGGGCATGTATATTCTTTGCCTAGATGCAGACTTAGAACATTCGGCGCAAGAAGCAGGTGGTTTACTTGAACCATTGATGAAAAAAAGGGCCGATCTTACCATTTCAAAAATTCGTCATAACGGAAACGGTGGAAAAGGTTTTGTTAAAAAACGAGTACAAAAGCTGATCCATCAGCGCACGGGTGTCTGGCTTGAAGCGCCACTGTCAGGACAGAGAGCATTTCAAAGACAGTGGCTCAGATTATTGCTAAGTAGATCATATACAGGTTATGGCATTGAAACGATGATGTGTTTGCATATGATCCATGGTGGGGCAAGATTGGAAGAGATTGAGTCAGAGATGACCCATCGAGAAATGGGTAGGAGTCTCTCGGGTATGAAGCATCGTTATAATCAGTGGCGTCAGATTAAAAAACAGCTACAAGGAGATTGCTTATGA